In Mycoavidus cysteinexigens, a genomic segment contains:
- the sctD gene encoding type III secretion system inner membrane ring subunit SctD, which yields MTARFLWKLVFQSGPLAGQILHLPAGELTVGDQPGCDINFPLPNTPGDHCVLSVDEHGVTLRPLRIRCKIDGRRLKMDEVKLEVGQTINLAGCKFNLARVAEDAASSVETLPAAPVHAAARVRGLRLWGVGLPCIIAAGLVAGLLQAGQELRASVSQYMPFNLERYQEALRLNSGLEQIKVVRAESGVLTLSGLCQHTFELAPFLVRLDDARIPYSNQVVCADDLQQGVAYLLRANGYRDARVSAGSSLGSVVITGNIYAGKRWETVSQQLNQMPGLASWMVSNDADAIITNLVDTLRECKLLTKLSVARQGCDILTVTGQLPVARQQQLRQVLDTWQKQHEERIRVVYQDIPTSKLQLSILPAAITGFSGNHKTAFLQLANGMKVQIGSILPSGYVVSQLDEGGVELRKEGQLIHLSLDL from the coding sequence ATGACAGCCCGTTTTCTGTGGAAGTTAGTTTTCCAATCGGGGCCCCTGGCTGGGCAAATATTACATCTACCTGCTGGTGAGTTAACCGTGGGCGACCAGCCTGGGTGCGATATAAATTTCCCTCTGCCGAATACCCCGGGGGATCATTGCGTGCTATCCGTTGATGAGCATGGTGTTACGTTACGACCTTTGCGAATACGTTGCAAAATTGATGGCCGCCGCTTAAAAATGGATGAAGTTAAATTGGAGGTGGGGCAAACCATAAATTTGGCCGGCTGCAAATTTAATTTGGCGCGAGTGGCTGAAGATGCAGCAAGTTCAGTTGAAACCTTGCCCGCTGCCCCAGTGCATGCTGCTGCGCGTGTGCGCGGTTTGCGTTTATGGGGCGTTGGCTTGCCCTGCATCATAGCGGCGGGCTTGGTGGCCGGCTTGTTGCAAGCAGGACAAGAATTGCGCGCTTCAGTGTCGCAATATATGCCATTTAATCTAGAGCGTTATCAAGAGGCGCTGCGCTTAAATTCCGGACTTGAGCAAATAAAGGTGGTCCGCGCTGAAAGCGGCGTGTTGACATTATCTGGTTTATGCCAGCATACCTTTGAATTAGCGCCGTTTTTAGTGCGGCTTGACGATGCGCGCATTCCATATAGCAATCAGGTCGTCTGCGCAGACGACCTGCAGCAGGGCGTTGCCTATCTACTGCGAGCTAATGGGTATCGGGATGCGCGGGTAAGCGCAGGTTCGTCGCTAGGCTCGGTCGTAATTACGGGTAACATCTATGCAGGTAAACGTTGGGAAACTGTGAGCCAGCAGCTAAATCAAATGCCGGGTTTGGCATCTTGGATGGTCAGTAACGACGCCGACGCGATTATCACAAATTTAGTGGATACTTTGCGTGAATGCAAGTTGCTGACAAAGCTAAGCGTGGCGCGCCAGGGCTGCGATATTTTGACAGTCACAGGCCAGTTGCCGGTTGCGCGCCAACAGCAACTGCGGCAAGTGTTAGACACATGGCAAAAACAGCATGAAGAACGTATCCGCGTAGTCTATCAGGATATCCCAACCTCAAAGCTTCAGCTCAGCATACTGCCTGCCGCCATAACGGGGTTTAGCGGCAATCATAAAACGGCCTTTCTGCAACTTGCCAATGGCATGAAAGTACAGATCGGCAGTATCTTGCCGAGTGGCTATGTGGTGTCCCAGCTAGACGAAGGCGGGGTTGAGCTGCGCAAAGAAGGGCAGTTGATTCATCTGTCGCTTGACTTATGA
- a CDS encoding EscE/YscE/SsaE family type III secretion system needle protein co-chaperone → MGSPVTQLEERLFADQDGVHRAQLAAQLEREKNRLQRFLRQSCPPAQYRIYKQQHAAVEHAQTVIDAVWRTYHKPLARRDAQVGSSLSVRKK, encoded by the coding sequence ATGGGTAGTCCAGTGACGCAGCTTGAAGAGCGCTTATTCGCCGATCAGGACGGCGTGCATCGGGCTCAACTCGCGGCTCAACTTGAGCGCGAAAAAAATCGTTTGCAGCGGTTTTTGCGCCAATCTTGTCCTCCGGCTCAATATCGTATCTACAAACAGCAGCATGCGGCAGTGGAACATGCGCAAACAGTGATTGATGCAGTTTGGCGTACTTATCATAAACCGCTTGCGCGAAGAGACGCTCAGGTAGGTTCTTCCCTTTCAGTAAGAAAAAAATAG
- the uvrA gene encoding excinuclease ABC subunit UvrA translates to MEEIRIRGARTHNLKNISLDLPRHRLIVVTGLSGSGKSSLAFDTLYAEGQRRYVESLSAYARQFLQLMEKPDVDLIEGLSPAISIEQKATSHNPRSTVGTVTEIHDYLRLLYARVGTPYCPDHALALTAQSVAQMVDAVLALPSGTKLMILAPVVSNRKGEHAELFTQMQAQGFVRFRIRSGGGTANEGKAHIYEVDELPKLKKNDKHTIDVVVDRIKIHPDIKQRLAESFETALRLSAGRVIAVEMEGEHEHSFSSKFACPICSYSLPELEPRLFSFNNPMGACPECDGLGQITFFDPKRVVAYPSLSLASGAIKGWEQRNPFYFQMLQSLAAHFKFELDVPFENLPEDTQKVILFGSQRQVIPFSYLNERGRTTIREHSFEGIIPNLERRYHETESSTVREELAKYQNNQQCTACAGARLRREACYVKLGEGDNARAIYEIGAWPLRDTLHYFQNLHLTGAKQGIAERVIKEITARLTFLNDVGLNYLSLERSADTLSGGEAQRIRLASQIGSGLTGVMYVLDEPSIGLHQRDNDRLIKTLKHLRDLGNSVIVVEHDEDMIRASDYVVDMGPGAGAHGGYVVAQGTPAQIEAQHDSLTGAYLAGQRQIAVPTERKQMGANRLKIIGAQGNNLKQVTFELPIGLLSCITGVSGSGKSTLINDTLYRAAARHLYGSTTEAAAYQEIEGLEHFDKVINVDQSPIGRTPRSNPATYTGLFTPIRELFAGVPAAKERGYGPGRFSFNVKGGRCETCQGDGVLKVEMHFLPDVYVPCDVCHSKRYNRETLEIQYKGKNISEILEMTVEVAHEFFRPVPLVARKLKTLLDVGLGYIRLGQAATTLSGGEAQRVKLSLELSKRDTGRTLYILDEPTTGLHFHDISLLLEVIHRLRDQGNTVVIIEHNLDVIKTADWVVDLGPEGGAGGGQIIACGTPEQIAKSKVSFTGKYLAPLLKLNRRKKPREGELAVGSNV, encoded by the coding sequence ATGGAAGAAATCCGCATTCGTGGGGCGCGCACGCACAATTTAAAGAATATCAGCCTTGATTTGCCCCGCCACCGTTTAATTGTGGTTACGGGACTTTCTGGCTCAGGTAAATCGTCGTTGGCTTTTGATACGCTCTATGCTGAAGGCCAGCGGCGCTACGTAGAAAGTTTGTCCGCCTATGCGCGCCAGTTTTTGCAGTTAATGGAAAAACCCGATGTTGATTTGATCGAAGGATTGTCGCCGGCGATTTCAATTGAACAAAAGGCTACATCACATAATCCACGCTCAACGGTAGGTACGGTGACGGAGATTCACGATTATCTGCGCTTACTGTACGCGCGGGTCGGTACGCCTTACTGCCCAGACCACGCCCTTGCGTTGACGGCGCAAAGCGTTGCGCAAATGGTTGATGCGGTGCTAGCTTTGCCATCTGGAACCAAATTGATGATCTTAGCTCCAGTGGTTTCTAACCGTAAAGGCGAGCATGCGGAGCTATTCACGCAAATGCAAGCTCAGGGGTTTGTCCGCTTTCGCATACGTTCGGGCGGAGGGACTGCAAATGAAGGCAAAGCCCATATTTATGAAGTTGATGAGCTGCCAAAGCTGAAAAAAAACGATAAACATACGATTGATGTAGTGGTCGATCGGATCAAAATTCATCCAGATATAAAGCAGCGCTTAGCAGAATCATTTGAAACCGCGTTACGGCTTTCTGCGGGGCGGGTAATTGCGGTTGAAATGGAGGGTGAGCATGAACATTCGTTTAGCTCGAAATTTGCTTGCCCGATTTGTTCTTATTCGCTGCCAGAGCTCGAACCGCGTCTTTTTTCGTTTAATAATCCAATGGGCGCCTGCCCGGAATGTGATGGCCTGGGTCAAATTACATTCTTTGACCCTAAGCGAGTGGTTGCCTATCCCTCGCTGTCGTTAGCTTCAGGGGCAATTAAGGGATGGGAACAGCGTAATCCTTTTTATTTTCAGATGCTACAAAGTCTGGCGGCGCATTTTAAATTTGAACTTGATGTTCCCTTCGAGAATCTGCCAGAAGATACCCAAAAAGTTATCTTATTCGGTTCACAGCGGCAGGTGATCCCTTTCTCCTATCTTAATGAGCGTGGGCGCACCACGATTCGCGAGCATTCGTTCGAGGGCATTATTCCGAATCTGGAACGTCGCTATCATGAAACTGAGTCATCGACAGTACGCGAGGAATTAGCAAAATACCAAAATAATCAGCAATGTACCGCTTGCGCGGGTGCGCGTTTGCGGCGTGAAGCCTGTTATGTAAAACTTGGCGAAGGCGACAACGCGCGCGCAATTTACGAAATCGGCGCTTGGCCGTTGCGAGATACGCTGCATTACTTCCAGAATTTGCATTTAACCGGAGCCAAACAAGGCATCGCGGAGCGCGTGATTAAAGAAATTACCGCGCGCTTAACCTTTTTGAATGATGTTGGCTTGAATTATCTTTCGCTTGAGCGAAGCGCGGATACTTTATCGGGTGGCGAGGCGCAGCGTATTAGACTGGCTTCACAAATTGGCTCCGGTTTAACCGGAGTCATGTATGTGCTTGATGAGCCTTCAATTGGTCTGCATCAACGCGATAACGACCGTTTAATTAAAACCCTAAAGCATCTGCGCGATTTGGGCAATTCGGTGATTGTAGTGGAGCATGACGAAGATATGATTCGTGCTTCTGATTACGTTGTAGATATGGGGCCAGGGGCAGGCGCGCATGGTGGTTATGTAGTTGCGCAAGGCACGCCCGCGCAAATTGAGGCGCAGCATGATTCATTAACTGGTGCCTATCTTGCGGGCCAGCGTCAAATTGCCGTGCCAACTGAGCGTAAACAAATGGGGGCCAATCGCTTAAAAATTATCGGCGCGCAGGGCAATAATCTAAAACAGGTGACGTTTGAGTTGCCAATTGGACTATTAAGCTGTATTACAGGGGTTTCGGGCTCAGGCAAATCGACTTTGATTAATGATACGTTATATCGCGCCGCCGCTCGCCATTTGTATGGTTCAACCACTGAAGCTGCGGCCTACCAAGAAATTGAAGGGCTTGAACATTTTGATAAGGTCATTAACGTTGACCAATCTCCAATAGGCCGCACGCCGCGCTCGAATCCAGCGACTTATACGGGTCTTTTCACACCTATTCGTGAGCTTTTTGCGGGCGTGCCGGCAGCGAAGGAGCGCGGCTATGGCCCGGGCCGTTTTTCCTTTAATGTCAAAGGTGGGCGCTGCGAAACATGTCAAGGCGATGGGGTGCTCAAAGTTGAAATGCATTTTTTGCCAGATGTCTATGTGCCATGCGATGTATGTCATAGCAAGCGCTACAACCGTGAAACGCTTGAGATTCAGTATAAAGGCAAAAATATCAGCGAAATCTTGGAGATGACCGTTGAAGTTGCGCATGAATTCTTTCGGCCGGTGCCGCTAGTTGCGCGTAAACTGAAGACACTACTAGATGTTGGGCTAGGTTATATTCGTTTGGGACAAGCAGCGACTACTTTATCTGGCGGTGAAGCACAGCGGGTGAAGTTGTCGCTAGAGCTTTCTAAACGCGATACTGGCCGGACCCTGTATATTCTCGACGAACCCACAACGGGCCTGCATTTCCATGATATTTCGTTGCTCCTTGAGGTGATTCACCGGCTGCGCGATCAAGGCAATACGGTCGTGATTATTGAGCATAATTTGGATGTCATCAAAACAGCGGATTGGGTGGTAGATTTAGGTCCAGAAGGCGGGGCCGGCGGCGGCCAGATCATTGCCTGCGGTACGCCGGAGCAAATTGCCAAATCAAAAGTCAGTTTTACCGGAAAATATTTAGCTCCACTCTTAAAATTAAACCGGCGCAAAAAACCTAGAGAGGGTGAGCTTGCAGTTGGGTCTAATGTGTAG
- a CDS encoding MFS transporter: MSAQEIRATVSLAAIFALRMLGLFLILPVFSVYAKTVPGGDNALLVGLALGIYGLAQAVFYIPYGWASDWLGRKPVIIAGLLIFALGSLVAALATDLRWIILGRALQGAGAISSVLVALLADLTSVKNRTKAMAMVGASIGLSFTAALVIAPALFNWLGMSGLFAVIGLLAMAAIGVTLWVVPTPTAPPTPSRTPFAQVLQNAELLRLNFGVFVLHFSQIALFIVVPRLLEAAGLPVAAHWKVYLPVMGLSFVLMIPAIIVAEKYGRMKTIMLAAILCILFSQLLFAEFPPTLWWLGTILLIYFTGFNILEAVQPSLVSTLAPGARKGAAMGIYNTVQALGYFMGGVLGGWLLKNAGQHTLFISCAGLVMLWLIIAAHMQYSRAARFPESIH, encoded by the coding sequence ATGAGCGCACAAGAAATTCGCGCTACCGTCTCGTTGGCGGCGATTTTTGCGCTGCGTATGCTGGGCCTTTTTTTAATTCTGCCGGTCTTCTCAGTGTATGCGAAAACCGTGCCAGGTGGCGATAATGCGCTACTGGTCGGGCTTGCGCTAGGGATTTATGGACTGGCCCAAGCGGTTTTTTATATTCCATATGGTTGGGCATCCGACTGGCTGGGACGCAAACCGGTGATCATTGCCGGTTTACTCATCTTTGCATTAGGTAGCTTAGTGGCGGCGCTAGCCACAGATCTCCGTTGGATTATCCTGGGGCGCGCTTTGCAAGGCGCCGGCGCGATTTCATCCGTGCTCGTCGCGTTGTTAGCCGACCTCACCAGCGTAAAAAATCGCACTAAGGCGATGGCTATGGTCGGGGCGAGCATTGGCCTATCGTTCACTGCGGCGCTGGTTATTGCGCCAGCCTTATTTAACTGGCTCGGCATGAGCGGCTTATTTGCTGTGATTGGCCTGCTCGCGATGGCCGCGATCGGCGTGACGCTATGGGTTGTTCCTACGCCCACCGCCCCGCCTACTCCGAGCCGAACCCCATTTGCACAAGTGCTCCAGAATGCGGAATTGCTGCGCCTCAATTTTGGTGTATTTGTTTTGCACTTCTCTCAAATCGCGCTTTTTATTGTGGTGCCACGCTTGCTAGAGGCCGCGGGTCTGCCCGTTGCCGCACATTGGAAGGTTTATCTACCTGTCATGGGGTTATCTTTTGTGCTGATGATCCCCGCAATTATCGTGGCGGAAAAATATGGCCGCATGAAAACCATCATGCTCGCGGCAATTCTGTGTATCCTATTTAGCCAATTGTTATTTGCCGAATTTCCGCCTACTCTATGGTGGCTGGGCACGATACTGCTCATCTACTTTACCGGCTTTAACATACTTGAGGCGGTGCAACCTTCGCTCGTTTCAACTTTGGCGCCTGGTGCGCGCAAAGGCGCTGCCATGGGTATTTACAATACCGTGCAAGCGCTTGGCTATTTTATGGGCGGCGTGCTGGGCGGCTGGTTGCTTAAAAATGCGGGGCAGCACACATTATTTATAAGCTGCGCGGGGCTTGTTATGTTGTGGCTTATAATCGCCGCCCATATGCAATACTCACGCGCAGCGCGCTTTCCTGAATCCATACACTGA
- a CDS encoding single-stranded DNA-binding protein, translating to MASVNKVILVGNLGADPEIRSLPNGDPVANIRLATAERYKDKSSGEMKEITEWHRVVFFNRLAEVVRDYLKKGSSVYIEGRIRTRKWQDQSGQDRYSTEIMGDQMQMLGSRSSGTAAMDQGGYAPDPQAAPRASSYTPANTAANRPSSTPHNAPASGGFDEMDDDIPF from the coding sequence ATGGCATCTGTTAATAAAGTCATCCTGGTTGGCAATCTTGGCGCCGATCCTGAAATACGTTCTCTGCCGAATGGCGACCCCGTCGCAAACATCCGGCTGGCGACCGCAGAACGTTATAAAGACAAGAGCAGCGGTGAGATGAAAGAAATCACCGAGTGGCATCGCGTGGTTTTTTTCAACCGGCTCGCGGAAGTGGTCCGGGACTACCTCAAAAAAGGCTCCTCCGTTTATATTGAAGGACGCATTCGCACGCGGAAATGGCAAGACCAAAGTGGGCAAGATCGCTATTCAACTGAAATTATGGGCGATCAAATGCAAATGCTGGGCTCACGAAGCTCTGGCACAGCAGCCATGGATCAGGGAGGTTATGCGCCCGACCCTCAAGCGGCTCCGCGCGCTAGCAGCTATACGCCGGCCAACACAGCGGCAAACCGCCCGAGCAGCACGCCTCATAACGCTCCGGCTAGCGGCGGGTTTGATGAAATGGATGACGATATTCCGTTTTAA
- the aat gene encoding leucyl/phenylalanyl-tRNA--protein transferase → MLPWLHDNDPFPSVECALSTHSGASGLLAASEKLDMQRLFTAYQQGIFPWYEEGQPVLWWSPDPRMVLVPAEFKVSTSLKKTLKRILHEPAWEIRVDTHFIHTMTACARVARRAQNGTWITADVLAAYGALHQLGFAHSIETWYADQCVGGLYGVSIGRMFFGESMFALRADASKIALAALVSHLRRHDVKMIDCQQNTAHLASLGGREIPRIRFIAHLRQAVDETPIPWRFDKTLLRDVVA, encoded by the coding sequence ATGTTGCCTTGGCTGCACGATAACGATCCGTTTCCAAGCGTTGAGTGTGCGCTGAGCACCCATAGCGGCGCGTCTGGCCTGCTTGCGGCCAGTGAAAAATTAGATATGCAACGCTTATTTACGGCTTATCAGCAGGGTATTTTTCCCTGGTACGAAGAAGGTCAACCCGTATTATGGTGGAGTCCAGATCCGCGTATGGTTCTGGTTCCGGCAGAGTTTAAAGTATCTACTTCACTTAAAAAAACACTCAAACGCATACTGCATGAGCCCGCTTGGGAAATCCGCGTAGATACCCACTTTATTCATACCATGACAGCCTGTGCTCGCGTCGCGCGGCGCGCGCAAAACGGGACTTGGATTACGGCTGATGTGCTCGCTGCCTATGGAGCGCTACACCAGTTAGGATTTGCGCATAGCATTGAGACTTGGTACGCAGATCAATGCGTGGGCGGCTTATATGGAGTAAGCATTGGCCGCATGTTTTTCGGCGAATCAATGTTTGCATTACGCGCTGACGCATCAAAAATTGCGCTGGCCGCACTGGTGAGCCATTTGCGACGGCATGATGTAAAAATGATCGATTGCCAGCAAAATACAGCGCATTTGGCTTCACTCGGCGGGCGTGAAATTCCCCGTATTCGATTTATCGCCCATCTGCGCCAAGCGGTTGATGAGACACCTATTCCGTGGCGCTTTGATAAAACCCTGCTGCGCGATGTTGTCGCTTAA
- a CDS encoding AI-2E family transporter, translating into MEGNRTHQPKRHTHASAMLDAPGRKINHAPAKWVAVEVASYILAGIALWLVLVLKLLGGLLAGLFTFQLIHALTPLLEKRLSSQRARWLSVMLLSILVTGALSAAIVAAISYFQHSAPSEQKLLERTLQIIDGARGQLPVWLQNYLPDDIEDIRVGALEWLRAHISELRQGGKNVVLGFVRIALGIILGAIVAVSVTRRVYRLPFAAALVARISHFSDAVKRIVFAQVKISLINASLTSIYLLLALPLFQINLPLGKTLVLLTFVVGLLPVVGNLISNTVIIVVSLSAAGATVAFASLIFLVVIHKLEYFLNARIIGIEIEARTWELLLAMLVMEAGFGLPGVVAAPIYYAYLKYELSAAKLI; encoded by the coding sequence ATGGAAGGTAATCGAACTCATCAGCCTAAACGTCATACTCATGCCAGTGCTATGCTGGATGCGCCAGGACGGAAAATAAACCATGCGCCAGCTAAATGGGTGGCGGTAGAGGTGGCCAGCTACATCCTGGCGGGGATTGCACTTTGGTTGGTGCTGGTGTTAAAGCTGCTAGGCGGCCTCCTGGCTGGTTTATTTACCTTTCAGCTGATTCATGCGTTGACCCCCTTATTGGAAAAGCGTTTGTCCAGCCAACGCGCGCGCTGGTTGTCAGTCATGTTGCTTTCTATTTTGGTAACGGGCGCTTTAAGCGCGGCGATTGTTGCTGCTATCTCGTATTTTCAACATAGTGCGCCAAGTGAACAAAAACTGCTTGAGCGAACTTTGCAAATCATCGATGGCGCGCGCGGCCAATTGCCAGTTTGGTTACAAAATTACTTGCCAGATGACATAGAGGATATTCGCGTCGGCGCTCTTGAGTGGTTGAGAGCGCATATTAGCGAATTGCGACAAGGCGGCAAAAATGTAGTGTTAGGTTTCGTGCGGATTGCGCTAGGCATCATTCTGGGTGCAATTGTTGCGGTCAGCGTCACACGCCGCGTTTATCGTTTGCCATTTGCCGCCGCCCTGGTAGCGCGGATTAGCCATTTTAGTGATGCGGTTAAACGGATTGTCTTTGCACAGGTAAAAATCTCGTTGATTAATGCGAGTTTAACCAGCATTTATTTATTACTCGCGTTGCCCCTGTTCCAGATTAACCTGCCGCTGGGCAAAACGCTGGTTCTATTGACTTTTGTGGTAGGGTTGTTGCCGGTAGTGGGCAACTTGATTTCAAACACCGTTATTATCGTGGTTTCATTATCAGCGGCTGGGGCGACGGTGGCGTTTGCTTCGTTGATATTTCTAGTGGTGATTCATAAACTTGAATATTTTTTAAATGCACGTATTATTGGTATTGAAATAGAAGCTCGTACCTGGGAGTTATTGTTAGCAATGCTTGTCATGGAGGCGGGCTTTGGTTTGCCAGGCGTAGTGGCTGCGCCGATTTATTATGCTTATTTGAAATATGAACTCTCTGCGGCGAAGTTGATTTAG
- a CDS encoding IclR family transcriptional regulator, with amino-acid sequence MSDSHSPTKTSIQVIERMMWLLDALATHAKPVSLKELAQQTQLHPSTAHRILNDMVSCRFVDRSEPGIYRLGMRLLELGNLVKARLSVRDTALGPMHELRQLTGQTINLSVRQGDEIVYIERAYSERSGMQVVRSIGARAPLHLTSVGKLFLAMDEAENVQAYIARTGLAGHTQNSITHSAKLARELEHVRQHGYARDNEELELGVRCVAAGIHDDTNQLVAGLSLSAPADRMQNAWLAQLSETASRISRLLGYQKEAEDHAQ; translated from the coding sequence ATGAGCGATAGTCATTCGCCAACCAAAACTTCGATTCAGGTGATTGAACGTATGATGTGGTTGTTAGACGCACTTGCCACACATGCTAAACCCGTTAGCCTAAAAGAACTGGCTCAGCAGACTCAATTGCATCCATCCACCGCGCACCGAATTTTGAACGATATGGTGAGCTGTCGCTTTGTGGATCGTTCCGAGCCAGGGATATATCGACTTGGGATGCGGTTATTGGAATTGGGTAATTTAGTTAAAGCGCGGCTCTCAGTACGCGATACCGCACTGGGACCTATGCACGAGCTGCGCCAACTCACCGGACAAACGATTAACCTGTCAGTCCGCCAAGGGGATGAAATTGTTTATATTGAACGAGCTTATAGCGAGCGTTCAGGGATGCAAGTCGTACGCTCTATTGGCGCGCGGGCGCCTCTCCATTTGACTTCGGTGGGCAAACTTTTTCTTGCCATGGATGAAGCAGAAAACGTACAGGCTTATATCGCCCGCACTGGATTAGCCGGCCACACGCAAAATAGCATTACCCATTCAGCTAAGCTCGCCCGTGAGCTAGAACATGTACGCCAACATGGCTATGCGCGTGATAATGAAGAACTTGAGCTAGGCGTGCGTTGTGTTGCAGCAGGCATTCATGATGATACGAACCAATTGGTTGCTGGGCTATCGCTTTCCGCACCTGCTGACCGCATGCAAAATGCTTGGCTCGCCCAGCTTAGTGAAACAGCGTCACGCATTTCACGCCTGCTCGGCTATCAAAAAGAAGCCGAAGATCACGCTCAGTAA
- a CDS encoding quinone-dependent dihydroorotate dehydrogenase, with the protein MLSSLYPFARSCLFRMDAETAHHLTLSMLRTAGRIGFAKLPGLCTVHAPRTVMGLHFANAVGLAAGLDKDGGCIDGLAALGFGFIEVGTVTPRAQPGNPRPRLFRLPEAGALINRMGFNNGGVEQFVKNVQAAHFTGVLGLNIGKNADTPLERAVDDYLYCLERVYPFASYVTLNISSPNTKNLRQLQDKTALDALLSTLKDKQQRLADQHKKYVPLVLKIAPDLDDEQIKLIADLLLRYRIDGVIATNTTLARTLVSELQYADEAGGLSGKPLLEASNAVIRQLYAALGDAIPIIGVGGIFSAEDARAKLTAGASLVQLYTGLIYQGPALVRECAQALAETLSPAASNEALQKTSSSV; encoded by the coding sequence GTGTTGAGTTCACTTTATCCATTTGCACGCTCATGTCTGTTCCGTATGGATGCAGAAACAGCGCATCATTTGACGCTTTCTATGTTGCGTACGGCTGGCCGTATTGGCTTCGCTAAACTCCCGGGTTTATGTACCGTCCACGCACCACGCACCGTCATGGGCCTCCATTTTGCTAACGCAGTGGGTCTAGCGGCAGGATTAGATAAGGACGGCGGCTGTATCGATGGCCTCGCTGCGCTTGGCTTTGGCTTTATTGAGGTAGGTACGGTAACGCCGCGGGCGCAACCTGGCAATCCGCGCCCGCGCTTATTTCGCTTGCCTGAGGCTGGGGCCTTGATCAATCGGATGGGGTTTAATAACGGCGGCGTTGAACAATTTGTAAAAAATGTTCAGGCGGCGCACTTTACAGGCGTACTTGGACTAAATATTGGCAAAAATGCTGACACTCCGCTTGAGCGGGCGGTTGATGATTATTTGTACTGCCTAGAAAGAGTGTATCCATTTGCCAGCTATGTAACGCTTAATATCTCATCGCCCAATACAAAAAATCTGCGTCAATTACAAGATAAGACGGCCCTTGACGCGTTACTGTCTACATTAAAAGACAAGCAACAACGCCTCGCCGACCAACATAAAAAATACGTGCCTTTGGTGTTAAAAATTGCGCCTGATCTTGATGATGAACAAATCAAATTAATCGCTGATTTGCTGCTACGCTACCGGATTGATGGAGTCATTGCAACCAATACTACATTAGCGCGCACATTGGTTAGCGAGCTTCAATATGCGGACGAAGCAGGAGGGTTATCCGGCAAACCGTTATTAGAGGCTTCTAATGCGGTTATTCGTCAGCTTTATGCCGCTTTAGGCGATGCGATTCCTATTATTGGCGTTGGCGGAATCTTTTCGGCAGAAGACGCGCGCGCAAAGCTGACCGCAGGCGCGTCACTCGTACAATTATATACAGGGCTGATTTATCAAGGCCCCGCACTAGTACGGGAATGTGCACAGGCGCTTGCAGAAACGCTATCCCCCGCCGCATCAAACGAAGCTCTTCAAAAAACTTCGTCGAGCGTTTGA
- a CDS encoding NUDIX hydrolase: MKFCPACGNQVNLAIPPGDNRERFVCAQCGEIHYQNPRNIVGTVPVWDRKVLLCRRAINPRYGFWTLPAGFMELDETTTQAAARETLEEAGARVEIQELFSLLNVPRARQVHIFYRARLLDVDFAAGEESLEVKLFDEASVPWSELAFASVEQTLRFFFADSASGNFGLHTGDVVHSLHAD; the protein is encoded by the coding sequence ATGAAATTTTGTCCTGCCTGTGGCAATCAGGTGAATTTAGCGATTCCACCTGGCGATAACCGAGAGCGTTTTGTGTGCGCTCAGTGCGGTGAAATTCATTACCAAAACCCACGCAATATAGTTGGCACAGTACCGGTCTGGGACCGTAAAGTTTTACTGTGCCGCCGCGCTATAAATCCACGTTACGGTTTTTGGACTCTGCCGGCCGGCTTTATGGAGCTTGACGAAACGACAACCCAAGCGGCGGCCCGAGAGACGCTTGAGGAAGCGGGAGCCCGAGTTGAAATACAAGAACTTTTTTCATTATTAAATGTACCTCGTGCGCGTCAAGTCCATATTTTCTATCGCGCCCGCTTGTTAGATGTGGACTTTGCTGCGGGCGAAGAAAGTTTAGAGGTGAAACTTTTTGATGAAGCAAGTGTTCCTTGGTCTGAACTCGCTTTTGCAAGCGTTGAACAGACCCTGCGTTTTTTCTTTGCGGATAGCGCTAGTGGAAACTTCGGTCTACATACCGGGGATGTCGTCCATAGTTTGCATGCCGACTAA